Proteins co-encoded in one Bacteroidota bacterium genomic window:
- a CDS encoding MFS transporter, producing the protein MLKKEQLILLLLACINFTHITDFMIMMPLGPQLIRIMHISPLQFSYLVSAYTFSAGVSGFAAAFFVDKYDRKKVLLTGYIGFIIGTFACAFSPTYHLLLASRILAGTFGGLIGAQVQSIVADTFPFERRGKAMGTLMAAFSVASVVGVPLGLYFATVYNWQFPFMIVGALGLIIIPLVYFYIPNMVDHIQKHETKPNPFAVITNILSNTNQMRALMLTSTLMFAHFIIVPLLSPFMVANVGFTEHQLTYIYLVGGTLTIFSAPLVGKLADKYGKQSVLTAFSFIALLPLFFITHIGVVPLYVALTITAGFFVFSGGRMIPSMALVSSVVTPQQRGSFMSINSSLQQITTGLAAFIAGNIVIKSAEGPLLHYNWIGYISIAATFACIVIAKKLKPITSSPLPIS; encoded by the coding sequence ATTTTGAAAAAAGAACAACTGATTCTATTACTTCTTGCTTGCATAAATTTCACCCACATCACTGATTTTATGATCATGATGCCCTTGGGGCCACAATTAATAAGGATAATGCACATTAGTCCTTTGCAGTTTAGTTACTTGGTATCGGCCTACACATTTAGTGCTGGTGTATCAGGTTTTGCAGCTGCATTTTTTGTGGATAAATACGATCGCAAAAAAGTTTTACTAACCGGTTACATTGGATTTATAATTGGAACTTTTGCTTGTGCTTTTTCACCAACCTATCATTTATTGTTGGCATCGCGTATTTTGGCAGGAACTTTTGGCGGTTTAATTGGAGCACAAGTGCAATCAATAGTTGCCGATACTTTTCCTTTTGAACGACGCGGCAAGGCCATGGGTACCTTAATGGCAGCCTTTTCAGTTGCATCAGTTGTAGGTGTACCACTAGGCTTGTATTTCGCTACGGTGTATAATTGGCAATTTCCATTTATGATTGTAGGAGCGCTTGGTCTAATCATCATTCCGTTGGTATATTTTTATATTCCAAACATGGTTGATCACATCCAAAAGCATGAAACGAAGCCCAATCCATTTGCTGTAATTACTAATATTTTAAGCAACACCAATCAAATGAGAGCCTTAATGCTTACCAGTACACTCATGTTCGCTCATTTTATTATTGTTCCCCTTTTGTCGCCCTTTATGGTTGCCAACGTAGGATTTACTGAGCATCAATTAACCTATATATATTTAGTTGGAGGAACCTTGACAATTTTTTCGGCACCCTTGGTTGGAAAGCTTGCAGATAAATATGGAAAGCAAAGTGTATTAACTGCCTTTAGTTTTATCGCCTTGTTGCCTTTGTTTTTTATCACCCATATAGGCGTAGTTCCGCTTTATGTTGCTTTAACCATTACTGCAGGATTTTTTGTTTTTTCTGGAGGTCGTATGATTCCTTCCATGGCGCTTGTTTCTTCGGTAGTTACACCTCAACAACGTGGTAGCTTTATGAGTATCAACTCATCTTTGCAGCAAATTACAACCGGATTAGCAGCCTTTATTGCAGGTAACATTGTAATTAAATCTGCTGAGGGACCTTTGCTGCATTACAATTGGATTGGCTATATTTCAATTGCTGCAACCTTTGCTTGTATAGTAATTGCGAAAAAGCTCAAACCAATTACTTCGAGCCCTTTACCAATAAGTTAA
- a CDS encoding T9SS type A sorting domain-containing protein: protein MKKIILPFALLLITVSVYLFVGKTNYAARTETPAIFKEQIAGAIDYILQLTANRTTGKIDLADVANARAAIQAASQNRSAASMMLNWEEMGPDNVGGRTRALMLDKDSADVVYAGGVAGGLWKSTNGGQTWRVLFDKFESNTVSCIAQAINGDIYVGTGEGHYSLGSFNGSGSGGMIGSGIWKSTNRGASWTRLASTIPSTANNYVVAFAFVNEVATSPLNAQRVYASTNNGLRVSDDGGQTWINPIHTSEANQSSGDVKVGSDGTVIVSIDSHVYLSPNGNDNTFVYKSGTGTGKLPETGGSRVEFAFSAQDPNYIYACMAATNGSLYAVYKSINKGNYWSNISVAGVNPLGSQGTYDNVIAVSPANKDRIFVGGQSFCVSNTTAQPLPDWKYIGNSATSNLHADNHAIVFNPVNPDIMYVGNDGGVYKTLNSSTNSTDGPDFKSMNKGYNVTQYYAIAPTAIGNVVGGTQDNGSKYIVSQGGFSQSAQTIGGGDGGYTEASFLLPNVFFTTVYYGYLGRTFNASFGSSFYSKRIENLPNYNQPGFASFITPISLWESFNDPLSPDSVLYTYKATDNLAVGGVNLIKSQITSANSPDKLYLSDTNKVANTVGETVKVRDYLQSRIAVGFTNSVWITKDAISESGPVHWMPIGSSTVSPASMRFFGQAKILRFSADGDYLYVGTFAGDLFRFSNLKSITYADTLTGEIGHPNCQVDCKKIASFTNRALCGISIDPKNNDKVVVTLGNYGHSNYVYVTQNATSAAPSFTSIQNSLPPMPVYDALIDMNNTNNILLGTEYGVWASDDNGASWSQSSGFPLVPVLCLRQQLYPYSATVSSTGIIYAGTHGRGVFKTNSLVGVKENQTNEALNKFQLLLSPNPASDKVRVSFTKVTGEKVEGSIYSLQGKLMHRLSNADFVNAAGCDISTENYDAGTYLIQIKQGSNVSVSKFVVVK, encoded by the coding sequence ATGAAAAAAATTATTCTGCCATTCGCGCTCTTGCTTATTACTGTTAGCGTTTATTTGTTTGTTGGTAAAACAAACTATGCCGCTCGAACCGAAACACCCGCTATTTTTAAAGAGCAAATAGCCGGCGCTATAGATTATATTTTACAATTAACAGCCAATAGAACAACTGGTAAAATTGATTTAGCTGATGTTGCCAATGCACGAGCTGCAATACAAGCAGCATCGCAAAACCGCAGTGCTGCTAGTATGATGCTTAACTGGGAAGAAATGGGTCCCGATAATGTTGGTGGACGAACACGTGCATTAATGTTGGATAAAGACTCGGCAGATGTAGTATATGCAGGAGGTGTAGCAGGTGGTTTGTGGAAATCAACAAATGGAGGGCAAACATGGAGAGTGTTGTTTGATAAGTTTGAAAGCAATACGGTTTCGTGTATCGCTCAAGCGATAAATGGTGATATTTATGTTGGAACCGGTGAAGGTCATTACAGTTTGGGTTCTTTTAACGGCTCTGGTTCAGGAGGGATGATTGGTTCTGGAATTTGGAAATCGACCAACCGTGGTGCAAGCTGGACACGGCTAGCATCTACCATTCCTTCAACTGCCAATAATTATGTTGTAGCTTTTGCTTTTGTAAATGAAGTGGCAACATCTCCACTCAATGCACAACGTGTTTATGCAAGTACCAACAATGGTTTGCGTGTTAGCGATGATGGAGGTCAAACATGGATAAATCCAATTCATACATCGGAAGCGAATCAGAGTTCGGGCGATGTAAAAGTGGGTAGTGATGGTACTGTAATTGTTTCCATTGATAGTCACGTGTATTTATCGCCCAATGGTAATGACAATACCTTTGTTTATAAATCGGGTACAGGTACCGGTAAACTCCCTGAAACCGGAGGCTCGCGAGTTGAATTTGCATTTTCAGCGCAAGATCCAAATTATATTTATGCTTGTATGGCGGCTACTAATGGCTCGCTTTACGCTGTTTACAAATCAATTAATAAGGGAAATTATTGGAGCAATATTTCGGTTGCCGGTGTTAATCCGCTTGGTAGTCAAGGAACCTATGATAATGTAATTGCTGTTTCACCGGCAAACAAGGATAGAATATTTGTTGGAGGACAGTCTTTTTGTGTAAGTAATACTACAGCACAACCATTGCCAGACTGGAAATACATTGGTAACTCAGCAACTTCAAACCTTCATGCCGATAATCATGCAATAGTATTTAATCCTGTTAATCCGGATATTATGTATGTTGGTAATGATGGAGGAGTTTATAAAACACTTAATTCAAGTACCAATTCTACTGATGGTCCCGATTTTAAAAGCATGAATAAAGGTTACAATGTAACTCAGTATTATGCAATTGCACCTACAGCAATAGGAAATGTGGTGGGTGGAACACAAGATAATGGTTCAAAGTACATTGTATCACAAGGTGGTTTTTCTCAAAGCGCTCAAACCATCGGTGGCGGTGATGGAGGTTATACTGAAGCTTCCTTTTTATTGCCGAATGTATTTTTTACAACAGTGTATTATGGCTATTTAGGAAGAACTTTTAATGCCTCTTTTGGATCAAGTTTCTACAGCAAAAGAATTGAAAATTTGCCCAATTATAACCAACCCGGATTTGCCAGTTTTATTACACCAATTTCGTTGTGGGAAAGTTTTAATGATCCATTGAGTCCCGATTCAGTTTTATACACGTATAAGGCAACCGATAACCTTGCTGTTGGTGGAGTTAATTTAATTAAAAGTCAGATTACAAGTGCAAACAGTCCTGATAAATTGTATTTAAGCGATACCAACAAAGTAGCGAACACAGTTGGAGAAACAGTAAAAGTTCGTGATTACTTGCAATCCCGAATCGCTGTTGGGTTTACAAATAGTGTTTGGATAACCAAAGATGCAATTAGTGAAAGCGGACCTGTACATTGGATGCCAATTGGATCAAGTACGGTTAGTCCTGCATCCATGCGATTTTTTGGACAAGCAAAAATTCTACGATTTTCAGCAGATGGCGATTATTTGTATGTTGGAACTTTTGCGGGTGATTTATTTCGTTTTTCTAATTTAAAATCAATTACCTATGCCGATACATTAACCGGTGAAATAGGCCATCCAAATTGTCAAGTCGATTGCAAAAAAATCGCCTCCTTCACTAATCGTGCTTTGTGCGGAATTTCTATTGATCCAAAAAACAACGATAAGGTTGTAGTTACCTTAGGAAATTACGGACATTCAAATTATGTGTACGTAACCCAAAATGCTACATCAGCAGCACCATCTTTTACTAGTATTCAAAATAGTTTACCACCAATGCCTGTTTACGATGCATTAATCGACATGAACAATACCAATAATATATTACTGGGTACTGAATATGGAGTTTGGGCATCCGACGATAATGGTGCTAGTTGGAGCCAAAGCAGCGGATTTCCATTGGTGCCAGTGTTGTGTTTACGTCAGCAATTATATCCTTATTCAGCAACTGTTTCAAGTACAGGAATCATTTATGCCGGTACACATGGAAGAGGAGTTTTTAAAACCAACTCGCTTGTGGGTGTTAAAGAAAATCAAACCAATGAAGCACTTAACAAATTTCAATTGTTGCTAAGTCCAAATCCTGCCAGCGATAAAGTTAGGGTTAGTTTCACCAAAGTTACCGGCGAAAAAGTGGAAGGAAGTATCTATTCATTGCAAGGAAAATTGATGCATAGGTTAAGTAATGCTGATTTTGTTAATGCTGCCGGCTGCGATATTTCGACCGAAAATTATGATGCGGGAACTTATCTTATTCAAATTAAACAAGGAAGCAACGTTAGTGTATCTAAATTTGTGGTAGTAAAATAA
- the gap gene encoding type I glyceraldehyde-3-phosphate dehydrogenase, translating into MGTTRIAINGFGRIGRVFLRALLAQNKNMEVVAINDLTDTKTLAHLFKYDSVHRKFSGTVAHGENYIEINGKKILAYKEKEPANLPWKDLAIDIVIVSTGFFLTKEGAGKHLQAGAKRVIISAPAADSDIKTVVLGCNAEILDSKDQIISNASCTTNCASPMLKVLNDNWGIEYAFVNTVHSYTGDQRLHDAPHKDLRRARAAAVSIIPTTTGAGKAISKIFPHLEGKIGGTSVRVPVPDGSLTEITCEFKKNITVAELNEAFKKAAAGELKGILEYSDEPLVSIDIVGNPHSCIFDSESTHVLGNMVKIIGWYDNECGYSNRLVDLVEKISA; encoded by the coding sequence ATGGGAACAACAAGGATTGCAATTAATGGTTTCGGACGCATTGGAAGGGTATTTTTACGTGCCTTGCTAGCGCAAAATAAAAATATGGAAGTAGTTGCAATCAATGATTTAACCGACACAAAAACGCTCGCGCATTTATTTAAATACGATTCAGTGCATCGTAAATTTTCGGGAACTGTTGCTCATGGCGAAAATTACATTGAGATAAACGGAAAAAAAATTCTCGCATATAAAGAAAAAGAGCCTGCCAATTTACCTTGGAAGGATTTAGCTATCGATATAGTAATTGTAAGCACCGGTTTTTTTCTTACCAAAGAAGGCGCTGGCAAGCATTTACAAGCAGGAGCAAAACGTGTAATTATTTCAGCTCCTGCTGCCGACTCCGATATTAAAACAGTGGTGTTGGGCTGTAACGCAGAAATACTGGATAGTAAGGATCAAATTATATCGAATGCTTCCTGCACTACCAATTGTGCTTCTCCGATGTTGAAAGTGCTCAACGATAATTGGGGAATTGAATATGCATTTGTAAATACCGTGCATTCTTACACCGGTGATCAACGTTTACACGATGCACCTCACAAGGATTTGCGAAGAGCAAGGGCTGCTGCAGTTTCCATTATTCCTACTACAACAGGCGCCGGTAAAGCTATTTCGAAAATTTTTCCACACCTGGAAGGAAAAATTGGTGGAACCTCTGTTCGTGTACCTGTGCCAGATGGTTCATTAACAGAAATTACCTGCGAATTCAAAAAAAATATAACTGTAGCTGAATTAAACGAAGCATTTAAAAAAGCCGCCGCCGGTGAATTAAAAGGTATCTTGGAATATTCCGATGAACCTTTGGTTTCAATTGATATCGTTGGAAATCCACATTCCTGTATTTTTGATTCAGAAAGTACACACGTACTTGGAAACATGGTAAAAATTATTGGCTGGTACGATAACGAATGTGGTTATTCGAATAGACTGGTTGACTTGGTTGAGAAAATTTCGGCATAG
- a CDS encoding ABC transporter substrate-binding protein yields MKKYTVFLLLLVLFSCENKKAGKGIPVIGFMDAFEDETLAQAKQGFFDALAENGFSEDKKTIHVLYRNAQGDIPTLTQICDYFVSEKVNLLATNTTISTITAVQKTKEIPICMMVAPSPELAGLLDASGKAPSNLFGVFETLHYIDTSVALIKEVCPSVKKLGLIYNQAEPQSLSAFSHLQQECKASGIEVFAQSVSNSSETQLVVQSLLSKNIDAFFALPDNSVFASFETIAKSCADAKIPVFTSESGLVARGALAAYGADMYLWGYQAGKQAVNYLSNPTGKLPSSELVKIRKKIIHKKVAETLGIKVDQSFSIY; encoded by the coding sequence ATGAAAAAATATACTGTATTTCTCCTTTTATTGGTTTTATTTAGTTGTGAAAACAAAAAAGCAGGGAAGGGAATTCCTGTAATTGGTTTTATGGATGCTTTTGAAGATGAGACGTTGGCACAAGCTAAACAAGGTTTTTTTGATGCCTTAGCGGAAAATGGTTTTAGTGAAGACAAAAAAACTATCCATGTACTATACCGAAATGCCCAAGGCGATATACCCACACTTACACAAATTTGCGATTACTTTGTTTCGGAAAAGGTAAATTTATTGGCAACGAATACCACCATCAGCACCATAACAGCAGTTCAAAAAACAAAGGAAATTCCTATATGCATGATGGTTGCTCCTAGTCCTGAATTAGCCGGTTTGCTTGATGCTTCAGGAAAAGCTCCTAGCAATTTGTTTGGTGTATTTGAGACGCTTCATTATATCGATACCTCTGTTGCGTTAATAAAAGAAGTTTGTCCCAGTGTAAAAAAATTAGGTTTGATTTACAATCAGGCCGAACCTCAATCGCTAAGTGCTTTTTCGCACTTGCAACAAGAATGTAAAGCATCCGGAATAGAAGTATTTGCTCAATCGGTATCCAATTCGTCCGAAACACAACTAGTGGTGCAGTCGCTCTTATCAAAAAATATTGATGCCTTTTTCGCATTGCCCGATAATTCCGTTTTTGCGTCCTTCGAAACCATCGCCAAAAGCTGCGCAGATGCAAAAATACCTGTGTTTACAAGTGAATCAGGACTAGTAGCCCGAGGTGCTTTAGCCGCCTATGGAGCCGATATGTACCTGTGGGGTTATCAGGCAGGAAAGCAAGCGGTTAACTATTTATCAAATCCTACCGGTAAATTACCGTCTAGTGAACTCGTAAAAATCCGCAAAAAAATAATCCATAAAAAAGTTGCTGAAACACTGGGTATTAAAGTAGATCAAAGCTTTTCTATTTATTAA
- a CDS encoding OsmC family protein encodes METIKIHYPGNLRTQATHVASGVELITDAPLDNHGKGESFSPTDLLCSSLGSCMLTLMGIAANTHSIDLVGTDVSVTKIMVSNPRKVGEIKISIYFPKNHYSDKEKKILELAALTCPVYLSLHDSVIKTVEFIY; translated from the coding sequence ATGGAAACAATTAAAATTCATTATCCCGGAAATTTACGAACCCAAGCTACCCATGTTGCTTCTGGAGTTGAACTAATAACGGATGCACCACTTGATAATCACGGAAAAGGAGAATCATTTTCTCCCACCGATTTGCTTTGCTCTTCACTGGGCAGTTGCATGCTTACCCTAATGGGAATTGCGGCAAACACACATTCAATAGATTTGGTTGGCACGGATGTTTCGGTAACTAAAATTATGGTCAGTAACCCGCGCAAGGTTGGTGAAATTAAAATCAGTATTTACTTTCCTAAAAATCACTATTCAGATAAAGAAAAAAAGATACTTGAACTTGCAGCGCTTACTTGCCCTGTTTATTTAAGTTTGCACGATTCGGTTATAAAAACTGTTGAATTTATTTATTAA
- a CDS encoding UDP-2,3-diacylglucosamine diphosphatase: protein MNLNPGKKIYFASDFHLGAPDAVTSLKREKLLVKWLDEIKTDAQEIYLVGDVFDFWFEYKTAVPKGFVRLLGKLAELADMGIVLHYFTGNHDMWVFDYLPSEIGLTIYRGVLEKEYNGKQFYIAHGDGLGPGDRGYKFIKKVFANPVCQWLFARLHPNFGIRMANFWSGKSRLHTGFSDEKFLGEEKEWLVIYSKEVLQKKHIDYFIFGHRHLPLDISLGSKSKYINLGEWMNYASYAVFDGEKTELKYFKK, encoded by the coding sequence TTGAACTTAAACCCCGGTAAAAAAATATATTTTGCATCCGACTTTCACCTTGGTGCTCCTGATGCAGTTACAAGCCTAAAGCGTGAGAAATTACTTGTAAAATGGCTCGACGAAATAAAAACTGATGCGCAGGAGATTTACTTGGTGGGTGATGTTTTCGACTTTTGGTTTGAATACAAAACAGCAGTGCCAAAAGGCTTTGTGCGCTTACTTGGCAAATTAGCTGAATTAGCCGACATGGGTATTGTACTTCATTACTTTACAGGAAATCACGATATGTGGGTGTTTGATTACTTACCCAGCGAAATTGGATTAACTATTTATCGTGGTGTTTTAGAAAAAGAATACAACGGAAAACAATTTTACATTGCGCATGGCGATGGACTAGGACCGGGCGATAGAGGTTATAAATTCATAAAAAAAGTTTTTGCAAATCCGGTTTGTCAGTGGTTGTTTGCAAGGTTGCATCCTAATTTTGGAATTCGCATGGCAAATTTCTGGAGTGGCAAAAGCCGTTTACACACGGGCTTCAGCGACGAAAAGTTTTTAGGTGAAGAAAAGGAATGGTTAGTGATTTATTCCAAAGAAGTCTTACAAAAAAAACACATCGACTATTTTATTTTCGGACACCGGCACCTACCACTGGATATTTCTTTAGGTTCAAAAAGTAAGTACATAAACCTTGGCGAATGGATGAATTACGCTAGCTATGCGGTATTTGACGGAGAAAAAACCGAACTAAAATATTTCAAAAAATAA
- the lipA gene encoding lipoyl synthase codes for MAFEEVVTTEEKQFRKKPDWLRVKLPTGKEYAQVRKLVSEHKLHTICESGNCPNMGECWGAGTATFMILGNICTRSCGFCAVATGRPLAVDVNEPMRVAQSVKLMGVKHCVITSVDRDDLKDGGATIWKQTIAEVRKQSPGTTMETLIPDFQGKWENLQQIIEAAPEIVSHNMETVRRLTKQVRIQAKYDRSLEVLKRLKQAGIKTKSGIMLGLGETYEEIIESMKDLRAVGVDILTLGQYLQPTTKHLPVVSYIKPEFFEKLKKEGLEMGFRFVESGPLVRSSYHAEKHLF; via the coding sequence ATGGCATTCGAAGAAGTAGTAACAACTGAAGAAAAACAGTTTAGAAAAAAACCTGATTGGTTGCGCGTAAAATTGCCAACCGGTAAAGAATATGCTCAAGTTCGAAAATTAGTTAGCGAGCATAAACTGCACACAATATGTGAAAGCGGCAATTGTCCAAACATGGGCGAATGTTGGGGAGCCGGTACAGCTACCTTTATGATACTTGGAAATATTTGTACACGATCATGTGGATTTTGTGCGGTTGCAACCGGACGTCCTTTGGCTGTGGATGTAAACGAACCAATGCGTGTTGCGCAATCGGTTAAACTAATGGGTGTAAAACATTGTGTGATTACCTCGGTTGATAGGGATGATTTAAAAGATGGTGGTGCTACCATTTGGAAACAAACAATTGCAGAAGTAAGAAAGCAAAGTCCGGGCACTACCATGGAAACGCTGATACCCGATTTTCAAGGCAAATGGGAAAATTTGCAGCAAATAATTGAGGCGGCCCCCGAAATAGTGAGTCACAACATGGAAACTGTGCGCCGATTAACGAAACAGGTGCGTATTCAAGCAAAATATGACCGAAGTTTAGAAGTGTTGAAAAGACTGAAGCAAGCAGGTATCAAAACCAAGTCGGGCATTATGCTAGGACTAGGAGAAACCTACGAAGAAATTATAGAGAGCATGAAGGATTTAAGAGCTGTTGGAGTTGATATTTTAACTTTAGGACAATATCTACAGCCCACCACCAAACACTTGCCGGTTGTATCCTATATTAAACCTGAATTTTTTGAAAAGTTGAAAAAGGAGGGTTTAGAAATGGGTTTCCGCTTTGTTGAAAGTGGCCCGCTTGTACGCTCTTCTTACCATGCAGAAAAACATTTATTTTAA